The following is a genomic window from Geoalkalibacter halelectricus.
ACGGCAAGGAGGCCCTCAACTTCCAGATCAGCATCACCCTTTACCTGCTCGTCTCCATGTTCCTGATCCTGGTGGGCATCGGCGTCGTGCTGGTCATCGCCCTGTCGCTGTTCGATCTGGTCATGATCCTGGTCGCCACCGTCAAGACCCGCGGCAGCGAAACCTTTCGCTATCCCCTGAGCATCCGCTTCATCAAGTAAAGTCGGCGGCACAGGCACGGACCTTGCATTAAATTCGTCCAATTTTTTCAGCTGCCAAAAGCCTTCTTTCCCTGGCCGCCCGACAATGGACGAAAGACACTACCTCATCGTCTCCCGCTCCCTGGCGGAGACCGCGCCGATCCAGGCTCTGCTGCCCGTGCTGGCCGCGGACTACGGCCTTGATGCGTTCACCGCGCGGCAGCGGTTGCTGGGGCGTGGGTTCGCCCTTCTGGCCCAGGGCAAGGGCGAAAAATTGACCAAGCTCCAGACCCTGGTGACGGATCACGGCATCGACGCGCGCCTCATCCGCCCCACCCCGCCGCGCTTTGCCCCCCAGCGCGTGCGCCAGCTCGAGATTCGCCAGGACTTTCTTGAATTTTCCGCGCCCGCCGCCCCCTGCCGTCTGGAACGCGGCGCGCGGGTGCTGGCCATCCTGGCGGATCTGAGCGGCCAGGCCGTCGGCCGCAATTTGCGCCGCCTCATGGTGCAAAACACCTATCAGGGTGCCGCCGCCGCAACCCCCATGAACGAAGACGAATTGCTGGAGGTGGTGCTGCGCACCCAACCGGTTCTCGATCTTTACCTGCTTGACGCCGAGCAGGGCGTAACGGCCGCCTTGCGCCTGCACAGCGGCGGTTTCAATCCCGCCGGACTCGGCGATCGCGCCTGCCTGAGCAGCGTCGGCAACATGCGCCGGCTCATCGAGGTGGTCCGGGAATACGCCGGGGACCTTACCCTGAGCTGCGATTTCGGCCTGGCGCTTCTGCCCGGTTGCCAACTGCGCAAACCGGAGCAGGGCGAGGATGTGCGCGCGGCCAACGTCAAAAGCCTGACCCGCTTCGGCTGGCTGATGAGCGATATCCTGCTGCAAAAGCCGTCCATACCTGAGAACCCGGCTATCGGCCTGATACCCCCGCCTCTCGCCCAGGTCCTCCGCGAGGAACTGGAAGACCCGGCAGCGACCAAAGCCGACGAGGCCCCGACACCCGGCGCGACGCTGCCGCCGCCTCCGACCCCCGGCCGGGTCGCCACGCACTGGACCTGGAAGCGCGGCTTGAGCCTGGGGGCGGGAATCGCGGTCGCCGCCCTGATGTTTTCCGAGGGCGGCGGCCGTCTCGTCCACCTGCTCGTTTACGACGGCATGCGCACCGGCGCCCTGCCCGCCGCGCTCAGCGCGGGATTTTTCTTCGGCGGGTTCTACTGCCTGCGCATCAAGCGGCTCATCGAAAACACCCCCACCAGCCGCATCCGCTCCCTGGCCATGGGCATGGTGGAACTGCACGGCCATACCCGGCGCAAGTATGCCCTGGTA
Proteins encoded in this region:
- a CDS encoding GIDE domain-containing protein encodes the protein MDERHYLIVSRSLAETAPIQALLPVLAADYGLDAFTARQRLLGRGFALLAQGKGEKLTKLQTLVTDHGIDARLIRPTPPRFAPQRVRQLEIRQDFLEFSAPAAPCRLERGARVLAILADLSGQAVGRNLRRLMVQNTYQGAAAATPMNEDELLEVVLRTQPVLDLYLLDAEQGVTAALRLHSGGFNPAGLGDRACLSSVGNMRRLIEVVREYAGDLTLSCDFGLALLPGCQLRKPEQGEDVRAANVKSLTRFGWLMSDILLQKPSIPENPAIGLIPPPLAQVLREELEDPAATKADEAPTPGATLPPPPTPGRVATHWTWKRGLSLGAGIAVAALMFSEGGGRLVHLLVYDGMRTGALPAALSAGFFFGGFYCLRIKRLIENTPTSRIRSLAMGMVELHGHTRRKYALVSPATQTACVWYRLRRYRRNEKSGWQLTRQSDSGAVPFLLDDGTGTVAVDPAGARIRPGVKNEGFPGQEGLLVRSLGGTGTNEKWVEELIPEGTFLYVLGSARPYKEQSLSLAERTREALRELKLDPKALEKYDRNGDGRIDTEEWELARAAVEEQVLRDHLRQRESAAPGTTRVLIGRSCSHTRPFIIAQTESEAHLTRGYTWSMAGLFVAALVTAVWALTNFFG